Proteins encoded together in one Rhizobium leguminosarum bv. trifolii WSM1325 window:
- a CDS encoding amidohydrolase (TIGRFAM: amidohydrolase~KEGG: sme:SMc02024 hypothetical protein), which translates to MNFDAISSIAATIEKIKPDYTALSDSIWDFAELKFEERRSSQLLARTLEESGFAVRRGVAGMETAFIGESGSGKPVIAFLGEFDALAGMSQTADLAEPLPEAAGATGHGCGHNLLGVGSLMAAVALARHLKENNLPGTVRYYGCPGEEGGSGKTFMVRAGAFDDVDAALTWHPAPFNGVRSTNNLAVLEYYYRFRGVAAHAANSAHLGRSALDAVELMNVGVNFLREHMPQDCRVHYAITDTGGRAANVVQASAEVLYLIRAPDMPQALELAGRVEKVARGAAMMTETEVEIVFDTASTNLLPNITLETAMHENMVALGPIAFDEADIAFASKIQDTFTPEAIRSSIRLYQIKGDVFSNAKVDGSAPLHTGLRDFEGQSHFRAGSTDVGDVSWVTPTAQCWAPAWAIGTNPHTWQVVAQGKSPAAHKAMAHAAKTLATTGLALMSSSDLLAAATAEWREKTSGKAYVCPIPDDVMPASVHSR; encoded by the coding sequence ATGAATTTTGACGCGATCAGCTCCATTGCCGCGACGATCGAAAAGATCAAGCCGGACTATACTGCCCTCAGCGACAGCATCTGGGACTTCGCAGAGTTGAAGTTCGAGGAGCGGCGCTCGTCGCAATTGCTGGCAAGGACACTCGAGGAAAGCGGCTTTGCCGTGCGCCGCGGCGTCGCAGGCATGGAAACGGCCTTCATCGGCGAATCCGGCAGCGGCAAGCCGGTGATTGCTTTCCTCGGAGAATTCGATGCCCTGGCCGGAATGAGCCAGACCGCCGACCTAGCCGAGCCTCTTCCCGAGGCGGCGGGAGCAACCGGTCACGGCTGCGGGCACAATCTGCTTGGCGTCGGATCGCTGATGGCGGCGGTTGCGCTTGCCCGCCACCTCAAGGAGAACAACCTGCCCGGGACGGTGCGCTATTATGGCTGCCCGGGAGAGGAGGGCGGTTCCGGCAAGACCTTCATGGTTCGCGCCGGCGCGTTCGATGACGTCGATGCCGCACTGACCTGGCATCCGGCTCCGTTCAACGGTGTTCGCTCGACGAACAATCTTGCCGTTCTCGAATATTACTATCGCTTCAGGGGTGTCGCAGCACATGCGGCCAACAGCGCCCATCTCGGCCGCTCGGCGCTCGATGCGGTCGAACTGATGAATGTCGGCGTCAATTTCCTGCGTGAACACATGCCGCAGGATTGTCGCGTTCACTACGCGATCACCGACACCGGCGGCAGGGCCGCCAATGTGGTGCAGGCCAGCGCCGAGGTTCTCTATCTGATCAGGGCGCCTGACATGCCGCAGGCGCTTGAGCTTGCCGGGCGGGTCGAGAAGGTTGCACGAGGTGCGGCGATGATGACCGAAACAGAGGTCGAGATCGTGTTCGACACCGCCTCGACGAACCTTCTTCCCAACATCACACTTGAAACGGCGATGCACGAGAACATGGTCGCCCTCGGGCCGATAGCCTTTGACGAGGCCGACATCGCCTTCGCGAGCAAAATCCAGGATACCTTCACACCCGAAGCGATCAGGAGCAGCATCCGCCTCTATCAGATCAAGGGCGATGTGTTCTCCAACGCCAAGGTCGATGGCTCGGCGCCCCTGCACACCGGCCTGCGCGATTTCGAGGGACAATCGCATTTCCGGGCCGGATCGACCGATGTCGGCGATGTCAGTTGGGTGACGCCGACCGCGCAATGCTGGGCACCAGCCTGGGCGATCGGCACCAATCCCCATACCTGGCAGGTCGTCGCGCAGGGAAAAAGCCCGGCCGCGCACAAAGCCATGGCGCATGCGGCCAAGACGCTTGCGACAACGGGGCTCGCATTGATGTCGTCATCCGACCTTCTGGCAGCCGCGACGGCCGAGTGGCGGGAAAAGACCAGCGGCAAAGCCTATGTGTGCCCGATCCCCGACGATGTGATGCCTGCATCGGTTCATAGCCGGTAA
- a CDS encoding extracellular solute-binding protein family 5 (PFAM: extracellular solute-binding protein family 5~KEGG: smd:Smed_2436 extracellular solute-binding protein family 5): MHKLLLAGTMFMAMTGVIHARDIVVAQSSDLRSNNPGVNRDGNTDGVILHIVEGLVGYANNGEVKPLLAKSFEVSADGLTYSFKLRDDVKFHNGKTLTADDVVWNWNRYLKPETKWTCLPDFDGNGSVHVTGVKAVDASTVTITLEKPSAVFLGLMSRPECGYTGIISPESVGADGNFVKPIGTGPFKWDEWKKGEYIHLAKFDDYVSPENDGKPDGMVGSKRPLVDGIKFMVIPDASTVKAGLQSGVLDTAEISPDLIPEFKTSDTMQLIVARNNGKNLFYIQTRDKVLSNPGVRRAMAMALDLDQLVEAASNGTGAANGSMVSQDSLYFDDVQKERLPYDVEAAKKELATAGYKGEPITIIANKRSNVPSFPAAVMAQAMMQQAGLNVQIEVLDYATQVDRRRSGNYQIISQSVAPRLDPALMYGFYVGNKDKNASLMWDDPKAVELMKAAYAEPDQTKRQAIFDEFHTLMLKEMPGIFLYDMVDVWGATKKLKGQPVWQSNARLWEVSLDN; this comes from the coding sequence ATGCACAAGCTTCTTCTTGCAGGCACCATGTTCATGGCGATGACCGGCGTGATCCACGCCCGCGACATCGTCGTGGCTCAAAGTTCCGATCTGCGCAGCAACAATCCGGGCGTCAATCGCGACGGCAATACCGATGGCGTCATCCTGCATATCGTCGAAGGGCTCGTCGGCTATGCCAACAACGGCGAGGTCAAGCCGCTGCTGGCAAAGAGCTTCGAAGTCTCGGCCGATGGGCTGACCTACAGCTTCAAACTGCGTGACGACGTCAAATTCCACAACGGCAAGACATTGACCGCCGATGACGTCGTTTGGAACTGGAACCGCTATCTCAAGCCCGAAACGAAATGGACCTGCCTTCCTGACTTCGACGGCAACGGCAGCGTGCATGTTACGGGGGTCAAGGCAGTCGATGCGTCGACCGTCACCATCACGCTGGAAAAGCCATCCGCGGTTTTCCTTGGCCTGATGTCGCGCCCCGAATGCGGTTACACCGGGATCATTTCCCCGGAATCGGTCGGCGCAGACGGAAATTTCGTCAAGCCGATCGGCACCGGTCCCTTCAAATGGGATGAATGGAAAAAGGGCGAGTATATCCATCTCGCCAAGTTCGACGATTATGTCTCGCCAGAGAATGACGGCAAGCCCGACGGCATGGTCGGCTCCAAACGCCCTCTCGTCGATGGCATCAAGTTCATGGTGATTCCCGATGCTTCGACCGTAAAGGCCGGCCTTCAGTCCGGGGTGCTCGATACCGCGGAGATTTCGCCGGATCTCATTCCCGAATTCAAGACGAGCGACACGATGCAATTGATCGTGGCGCGCAACAACGGCAAAAACCTCTTCTACATCCAGACGCGCGACAAGGTTCTGAGCAATCCCGGCGTGCGCCGCGCCATGGCAATGGCGCTCGATCTCGACCAACTCGTCGAGGCCGCCTCCAATGGCACCGGCGCAGCCAACGGTTCGATGGTTTCGCAAGACTCGCTCTATTTCGACGATGTCCAGAAGGAGCGTCTGCCCTACGACGTCGAGGCCGCGAAGAAAGAACTTGCGACGGCCGGCTATAAGGGCGAGCCGATTACCATCATCGCCAACAAGCGCAGCAACGTGCCAAGCTTCCCGGCCGCGGTGATGGCGCAGGCCATGATGCAGCAGGCAGGTCTCAATGTGCAGATCGAGGTGCTCGACTATGCAACGCAGGTCGATCGCCGCCGGTCCGGCAACTACCAGATCATCTCGCAATCGGTCGCGCCGCGGCTCGATCCGGCGCTGATGTACGGCTTCTATGTCGGCAACAAGGACAAGAATGCGTCGTTGATGTGGGATGATCCAAAGGCCGTCGAGTTGATGAAGGCCGCCTATGCGGAACCCGACCAGACGAAGCGTCAAGCGATCTTCGACGAGTTTCACACGCTGATGCTCAAGGAAATGCCGGGCATCTTCCTCTATGACATGGTCGATGTCTGGGGCGCGACCAAGAAGCTGAAGGGCCAGCCCGTCTGGCAATCGAATGCCCGTCTTTGGGAAGTTTCGCTCGACAACTGA
- a CDS encoding binding-protein-dependent transport systems inner membrane component (PFAM: binding-protein-dependent transport systems inner membrane component~KEGG: sme:SMc02028 peptide ABC transporter permease) codes for MKNVTFNGFIGSILIAALLISAAIGLFWTPYDPMKLGFTARLAAPSSAHWLGTDEFGRDVLSRLIVGARASVWIGTLTVTFATVCGTLIGLVSGYARGWIDAAIMAVNNALLAFPGILLALGLLAVFGANQYGIIFALGIAYSPSMARVVRGAVLSLREREFIEASKVMGNGELYTMFRHILPNCIAPITVLATSMFGWAILSESALSFLGLGVPPPAPTWGNMLAAGRPFIEQAVWLGLFPGLAIALTLLGINLLGDALRDKLDPRMRGLK; via the coding sequence ATGAAAAACGTCACCTTCAACGGCTTCATCGGCAGCATTCTGATTGCCGCACTGCTCATCTCCGCTGCGATCGGCCTCTTCTGGACCCCCTATGATCCGATGAAGCTCGGCTTCACCGCACGGCTGGCGGCACCAAGCAGCGCCCACTGGCTCGGAACCGACGAATTCGGCCGCGACGTGCTCAGCCGCCTGATCGTCGGCGCCCGGGCGAGCGTCTGGATCGGCACCTTGACGGTCACATTCGCAACGGTCTGCGGCACTCTGATCGGTCTCGTCAGCGGCTATGCCCGCGGTTGGATCGATGCCGCTATCATGGCCGTCAACAATGCGCTTCTCGCCTTTCCGGGCATCCTTCTGGCGCTTGGATTGCTCGCCGTCTTCGGCGCCAACCAATATGGCATCATCTTCGCGCTGGGCATTGCCTATTCTCCCTCCATGGCCCGCGTTGTCCGGGGTGCCGTCCTGTCGCTGCGCGAGCGGGAATTCATCGAGGCCTCCAAGGTGATGGGTAATGGCGAGCTCTACACCATGTTCCGCCATATCCTCCCCAATTGCATCGCCCCGATCACCGTGCTGGCGACCTCGATGTTCGGTTGGGCGATCCTTTCGGAAAGCGCGCTCAGCTTTCTCGGTCTCGGCGTCCCGCCACCAGCGCCAACCTGGGGCAACATGCTGGCTGCCGGGCGACCATTCATCGAGCAGGCTGTCTGGCTGGGCCTGTTCCCGGGCCTGGCGATCGCCCTGACGCTTCTCGGCATCAATCTTCTGGGCGACGCTCTACGGGACAAGCTTGATCCGCGGATGAGGGGGCTGAAATGA
- a CDS encoding ABC transporter related (PFAM: ABC transporter related~SMART: AAA ATPase~KEGG: atc:AGR_L_2889 probable ATP-binding component of ABC transporter): MTNRTLLNVRNLSLQVTGTGVQVVKDVSFDIAPGEIFGIVGESGSGKTLATRALISLLPAPIRVIGGSIAYKGRDVLSMNGAQLRQLRGAEIGVVFQEPMTSLNPSMTVGRQLEEGLQLHTKLSKEERRKRILDMLNRVGIRDPAGALTSYPHEFSGGMRQRIMLASVMLLKPALLIADEPTTALDAVIQRDVMELMVELTQAEGTAVLLISHDLPMVARYTNRIVVMEKGVIVEEGRTADLLDAPQRAYTKKLLSSLPFRGETRTIDKTRAPMVSARDIVVDYPGRRSLMKKATPKRALHGVSIDIHEGEVVALVGGSGSGKTTLGRTIAGLVRESEGDIRFKGRSRDADWMDYRLNCQMVFQDPYSSLDPRMTILALVEEALRLVPDLDAMTKRKRALETLEEVGLGSDYAGRYPHELSGGQRQRVAIARAIARRPKFLIADEPVSALDVTVRAQVLELLSDLQKRYGFSCLFISHDLGVVEQVADRVVVMQDGRIIEEGDRDTVFDRPKEAYTQRLLSAIPALDHNAQGGVILKWRLEN, encoded by the coding sequence ATGACCAATAGAACGCTTTTGAATGTCCGCAACCTGTCGCTTCAGGTCACTGGGACCGGTGTGCAGGTCGTCAAGGACGTCAGCTTCGACATCGCGCCGGGCGAAATCTTCGGCATCGTCGGAGAAAGCGGATCGGGCAAGACGCTGGCAACACGCGCCCTGATCTCGCTGCTGCCGGCACCCATCAGGGTGATCGGCGGCTCCATTGCCTACAAGGGACGCGACGTGCTTTCCATGAACGGCGCGCAATTGCGCCAGTTGCGTGGTGCGGAAATCGGTGTCGTCTTCCAGGAGCCGATGACCTCGCTCAACCCCTCGATGACCGTCGGCCGCCAACTCGAAGAAGGGTTGCAGCTGCATACGAAACTTTCGAAGGAGGAACGACGCAAACGGATCCTCGACATGCTGAACCGGGTCGGGATCCGCGACCCCGCCGGGGCGCTCACGTCCTATCCGCATGAATTCTCAGGCGGCATGCGCCAGCGCATCATGCTGGCATCGGTGATGCTGCTGAAACCGGCGCTCTTGATCGCCGACGAGCCGACGACCGCGCTCGATGCCGTGATCCAGCGCGATGTCATGGAATTGATGGTGGAACTGACGCAGGCGGAAGGCACCGCCGTGCTGCTGATCAGTCACGATCTGCCGATGGTTGCCCGCTACACGAACCGCATCGTCGTGATGGAAAAGGGCGTGATCGTCGAAGAAGGACGCACCGCCGATCTGCTCGACGCACCGCAGCGTGCCTATACGAAGAAACTGCTTTCCTCCCTGCCGTTTCGCGGAGAGACGCGGACGATCGACAAGACCAGGGCGCCGATGGTCTCTGCGCGCGATATCGTCGTCGACTATCCGGGCCGGCGGTCGCTGATGAAGAAGGCAACGCCAAAACGGGCGCTGCATGGCGTCAGCATCGATATCCACGAGGGCGAAGTCGTGGCGCTGGTCGGCGGTTCGGGTTCCGGCAAGACCACGCTCGGCCGCACCATTGCCGGACTGGTCCGCGAGAGCGAAGGCGATATCCGGTTCAAGGGACGCAGCCGCGACGCCGACTGGATGGACTATCGGCTGAATTGCCAGATGGTGTTTCAAGATCCTTATTCCTCGCTCGATCCGCGCATGACCATCCTCGCGCTCGTGGAAGAAGCGCTGCGGCTCGTTCCCGATCTCGACGCCATGACTAAGCGCAAGCGCGCCCTGGAGACGCTGGAGGAAGTCGGTCTTGGGTCCGACTATGCCGGGCGCTACCCGCATGAGCTTTCGGGCGGCCAGCGGCAGCGCGTGGCGATTGCCCGCGCCATTGCGCGCCGGCCGAAATTCCTGATCGCCGACGAACCGGTATCGGCGCTTGACGTGACGGTCAGGGCGCAGGTGCTCGAACTCCTGTCCGATCTGCAAAAACGCTACGGCTTTTCCTGCCTGTTCATCAGCCATGATCTCGGCGTGGTCGAACAGGTGGCCGATCGCGTCGTCGTCATGCAGGACGGCCGGATCATCGAGGAGGGCGACCGCGATACGGTTTTCGACCGCCCGAAGGAGGCCTATACGCAAAGGCTTCTCTCGGCCATCCCCGCTCTGGACCACAATGCTCAGGGCGGCGTGATCCTCAAATGGCGCCTGGAGAACTGA
- a CDS encoding ANTAR domain protein with unknown sensor (PFAM: ANTAR domain protein~KEGG: mrd:Mrad2831_4420 response regulator receiver/ANTAR domain-containing protein), with amino-acid sequence MAGPSRIVQDLRRARVLVVHPRDEDGDVLIAHLKRLGCEVRATWPLPPALPPDVDTVFLHVEDVHVEHALQIIDLQQTAIIAIVTYESPTALQAIIDLNAHGVISKPLRPLGILTQFALARYRHSYEKRLAGKVQKLEETLKSRRLVEKAVSALRVMNGLDEEAAYKLLRDQATSKRVPMATIAESIIAAQDTMKSLGLSISAKTQP; translated from the coding sequence ATGGCGGGACCGAGCAGGATCGTTCAGGATCTGCGGCGCGCACGCGTTCTGGTCGTCCATCCTCGCGACGAGGACGGCGACGTTCTGATCGCCCACCTCAAGCGCCTTGGCTGTGAGGTTCGGGCCACCTGGCCGCTTCCGCCAGCCTTGCCTCCTGACGTAGACACCGTCTTTCTGCACGTCGAGGATGTGCATGTCGAGCACGCGCTGCAGATTATCGACCTCCAGCAGACGGCGATCATCGCCATCGTAACCTATGAGAGCCCGACCGCCCTCCAAGCGATCATCGATCTCAACGCTCACGGCGTGATCAGTAAACCGTTGCGGCCACTCGGCATTCTGACGCAATTTGCGCTTGCACGTTATCGGCATAGCTACGAAAAACGGCTCGCCGGCAAAGTGCAAAAACTCGAGGAAACCTTGAAAAGTCGCCGGCTGGTCGAAAAGGCCGTTTCGGCGCTGCGGGTCATGAACGGTCTCGACGAGGAGGCGGCCTATAAGCTGTTGCGCGATCAGGCGACGTCAAAGCGCGTTCCGATGGCGACGATTGCCGAATCCATCATCGCCGCGCAAGACACCATGAAAAGCCTCGGACTTTCCATAAGCGCAAAAACTCAACCTTAA
- a CDS encoding Extracellular ligand-binding receptor (PFAM: Extracellular ligand-binding receptor~KEGG: mrd:Mrad2831_4419 putative amidase expression-regulating protein) yields MTSSEWRVGVLFSRSGISEITETEHFLGTALAIEEVNAAGGVLGKPIVPIAYDPGGDQTAYRNLARRLLADDDVNIIFGASMSASRKAVLPIVERHNGLLFYPSMYEGFEYSENVVYTGATLNQNTFALAEYLLRHHGRRILFVGADYIYPRESNRVMRDVVEAKGGEVVSERYLPLHADEQTLRSVISDIVRLKPDAIFSTIIGRPAQRFYRMYAETGIDRRRVPIASLTMAESEIREIGADACTGHILSATYFQTVENEANERFVGAFKARFGQDFTTSVWSQPAYAQVHLFARALARAGSLETHRISEEILLEDFLAPEGRINFDADTRHLWLHPRIGVARADGLFDIAWQAPGPIRPDPYLTASRFEDVWLEA; encoded by the coding sequence ATGACAAGCTCCGAATGGCGGGTGGGAGTGCTGTTTTCCAGAAGCGGAATTAGCGAAATTACGGAAACCGAGCACTTTCTTGGCACCGCACTTGCGATCGAGGAAGTCAATGCGGCGGGCGGCGTGCTTGGCAAGCCCATCGTTCCGATCGCCTATGATCCGGGCGGGGATCAAACCGCCTATCGCAATCTGGCGCGGCGACTTCTGGCCGATGACGACGTCAACATCATTTTCGGTGCGTCGATGTCAGCCAGCCGAAAGGCGGTGCTGCCGATCGTCGAGCGGCACAACGGACTGCTGTTTTATCCGTCGATGTATGAAGGTTTCGAATATTCGGAGAATGTGGTCTATACCGGCGCCACCCTCAATCAGAATACTTTCGCGCTCGCGGAATACCTTCTCCGCCACCATGGACGCCGGATCCTCTTCGTCGGTGCAGATTATATTTATCCGCGCGAATCCAATCGGGTCATGCGCGATGTGGTGGAGGCAAAGGGCGGTGAAGTCGTCAGCGAACGATATCTTCCTCTTCATGCCGACGAACAAACCTTGCGTTCGGTTATTTCCGATATCGTTCGTCTCAAGCCCGATGCCATTTTCTCGACGATCATCGGCCGGCCGGCGCAGCGTTTTTACCGCATGTATGCCGAGACCGGGATCGATCGCAGGCGGGTCCCGATTGCCAGTCTGACCATGGCCGAGAGCGAGATTCGCGAGATCGGAGCCGACGCTTGCACCGGCCATATTCTGTCTGCGACCTATTTCCAGACGGTCGAAAACGAGGCGAATGAGCGCTTCGTAGGGGCTTTCAAAGCCCGCTTCGGCCAGGATTTCACCACGAGCGTATGGTCGCAGCCGGCCTATGCGCAGGTTCACCTTTTCGCCCGAGCGCTTGCTCGGGCCGGCTCGCTTGAAACCCATCGCATTTCCGAGGAAATTCTCCTGGAAGACTTTCTTGCTCCGGAAGGCCGGATCAATTTCGACGCCGATACCCGCCACCTCTGGCTGCATCCCCGCATTGGCGTGGCGCGCGCCGATGGACTTTTCGACATTGCCTGGCAGGCGCCTGGCCCGATCCGGCCGGATCCCTACCTGACGGCTTCGCGGTTCGAAGACGTTTGGCTGGAGGCCTGA
- a CDS encoding putative beta-lactamase precursor protein (KEGG: sme:SMc02026 putative beta-lactamase precursor protein) has translation MTTMIESAKLGERLNAICDAQPFVTRFMVRALGTGETIGRGADEETPSASTRKTSIMMAALKAAHEGRLDLDERITYEKRFAEEVASGMFRYLTPGIVISLRDAITGMMVLSDNVCTKMVFERLTLDEVDSYCKSIGMTGTNHRFLIPPLALSPDHSLKAVTTTTARDQVYLLQTILDAQDSREAADRLGCSQALSAYALQTLKNQILRYAIPSRLPFGVLVAHKGGTGKRGRMNAGIVYRDGSPFYIIAAYTDDVPQEMPDGTPGYTVALETIGRLSRACWDEFQS, from the coding sequence ATGACGACGATGATTGAATCCGCAAAGCTCGGCGAGCGATTGAACGCGATCTGCGATGCCCAACCTTTCGTCACGCGTTTCATGGTGCGTGCGCTTGGCACAGGTGAAACGATCGGCAGAGGCGCGGACGAGGAAACCCCTTCCGCCAGCACCCGAAAGACCTCGATCATGATGGCAGCCTTGAAGGCCGCCCATGAAGGCCGCCTGGATCTGGACGAACGGATCACCTACGAAAAGCGTTTCGCCGAGGAAGTGGCGAGCGGGATGTTCCGCTATCTGACGCCCGGTATCGTCATATCGCTGCGCGATGCCATCACCGGCATGATGGTGCTGAGCGACAATGTCTGCACCAAGATGGTCTTCGAAAGGCTGACGCTCGATGAGGTCGACAGCTATTGCAAGTCGATCGGCATGACGGGCACCAACCATCGCTTCCTCATCCCTCCCTTGGCGCTGTCGCCCGATCACTCATTGAAAGCCGTCACCACGACGACGGCGCGGGATCAGGTCTATCTGCTGCAGACCATCCTGGATGCGCAGGATTCGCGGGAAGCCGCGGACCGGCTCGGCTGCTCGCAGGCGCTCAGCGCTTACGCGCTTCAGACCCTGAAGAACCAGATCCTGCGTTATGCCATTCCCTCCAGGCTGCCCTTCGGTGTGCTCGTCGCCCACAAGGGCGGCACGGGAAAGCGCGGCCGCATGAATGCCGGTATCGTCTATCGCGACGGTTCCCCCTTCTACATCATCGCCGCCTATACCGACGACGTGCCGCAGGAGATGCCGGACGGCACCCCCGGCTACACGGTCGCGCTTGAAACCATCGGCAGGCTTTCACGCGCCTGCTGGGATGAATTCCAATCCTGA
- a CDS encoding binding-protein-dependent transport systems inner membrane component (PFAM: binding-protein-dependent transport systems inner membrane component~KEGG: atc:AGR_L_2886 probable peptide ABC transporter permease protein Y4TP): MLKFVLNRLLMALPTIVLVSVTVFTLIRFIPGDPAALMLGDMAEPGQIAAMRSELGLDKSLPEQFLIWTANVVQGDFGRSIVNDEPVLPLVASRFLVSAEVVVIAVLLASLIAVPAGVIAAWRQNSLTDLALVGTATILLSIPTFWLGLLLLLFFGLKLSWLPVLGYVSIGSNLTGGLLYLVLPIMTLVIHEMGVLIRMARASTLEVLRLDYITHARAKGLSESAVLWRHAFKNAFGPTWTVIGLILGNLLGGIAVIETVFTIPGLGRLMVDSIFARDYPVIQGCLLFVSLSYVLVNLVVDLLYPLFDPRVVAE, from the coding sequence ATGCTGAAATTCGTTTTAAACCGCCTGTTGATGGCATTGCCGACGATCGTCCTCGTTTCGGTGACGGTCTTCACGCTGATCCGCTTCATACCCGGCGATCCGGCGGCATTGATGCTGGGTGATATGGCTGAGCCGGGTCAGATCGCGGCGATGCGCTCCGAACTCGGCCTCGACAAATCGCTGCCGGAACAGTTCCTGATCTGGACCGCCAATGTCGTCCAGGGTGATTTCGGCCGCTCGATCGTCAACGACGAGCCGGTTCTGCCGCTCGTCGCATCACGTTTTCTGGTCAGCGCCGAAGTCGTCGTCATCGCCGTCCTTCTGGCGAGCCTCATCGCCGTGCCGGCCGGTGTCATCGCCGCCTGGCGGCAGAACAGTCTGACGGACCTGGCGCTCGTCGGCACGGCCACGATCCTGCTGTCGATCCCGACATTCTGGCTCGGCCTCCTGCTCCTGCTTTTCTTCGGCCTGAAACTCAGCTGGCTACCGGTCCTCGGCTATGTCTCGATCGGCAGTAATCTCACCGGCGGCCTGCTTTACCTCGTGCTGCCGATCATGACCCTGGTCATTCACGAGATGGGTGTGTTGATCCGCATGGCACGCGCCTCGACGCTGGAAGTGCTGCGTCTCGACTATATCACCCACGCCCGGGCCAAGGGGCTTTCCGAGAGCGCCGTCCTCTGGCGGCACGCCTTCAAGAATGCCTTCGGCCCGACCTGGACAGTCATCGGTCTGATCCTCGGCAATCTGCTCGGCGGCATTGCCGTCATCGAAACTGTCTTCACCATACCGGGGCTCGGGCGACTGATGGTCGACAGTATTTTTGCCCGCGATTACCCCGTGATCCAGGGGTGTCTGCTGTTCGTCTCGCTTTCCTATGTGCTGGTCAATTTGGTCGTCGACCTGCTCTATCCCCTGTTCGATCCGCGGGTAGTCGCCGAATGA
- a CDS encoding Nitrilase/cyanide hydratase and apolipoprotein N-acyltransferase (PFAM: Nitrilase/cyanide hydratase and apolipoprotein N-acyltransferase~KEGG: mrd:Mrad2831_4421 nitrilase/cyanide hydratase and apolipoprotein N-acyltransferase), giving the protein METRLTVKTSAARTVTVATVQFEPIVGDRAGNLAAIERLVRSAKTRGAEIVVLPELADSGYNFRDGDEVATLAGPVPGGPSAETLCRLAEELGLYIVSGVAEQDGDRFYNSALLCGPEGYIGKYRKLHLWNNENRFFRKGDLGLPVFDLPFGRIGIAICYDGWFPETFRQLALAGAELVCVPTNWVPMAGAESVPEPMANILHKAAAHTNGLYIACADRIGIERGQSFIGRSLIVGPQGWPVSGPASADREEILLAHIALSSVTETRTLNSFNHLLGDRRADVYG; this is encoded by the coding sequence TTGGAGACAAGATTGACCGTCAAGACCTCAGCCGCACGGACGGTAACCGTCGCAACCGTCCAATTCGAACCGATCGTCGGTGATCGCGCCGGTAATCTTGCGGCTATCGAGCGGCTGGTGAGGTCGGCAAAGACCAGGGGCGCGGAGATCGTCGTTCTGCCGGAACTCGCCGATAGCGGCTATAACTTCCGTGACGGCGACGAGGTTGCCACATTGGCCGGCCCGGTACCCGGCGGCCCGAGTGCCGAGACGCTCTGCCGTCTTGCCGAGGAGCTTGGCCTTTACATCGTCAGCGGCGTTGCCGAGCAGGATGGCGACCGGTTTTACAACAGCGCTCTTCTCTGCGGTCCCGAGGGATATATCGGCAAATACCGCAAGCTTCATCTGTGGAACAACGAAAACCGTTTTTTCAGAAAAGGCGATCTCGGGCTGCCGGTATTCGACCTGCCATTCGGCCGTATCGGCATCGCTATCTGCTACGACGGCTGGTTTCCGGAAACGTTTCGTCAGTTGGCGCTGGCCGGCGCCGAGCTGGTCTGCGTCCCCACCAACTGGGTCCCGATGGCCGGTGCGGAAAGCGTTCCCGAGCCGATGGCCAATATCCTCCACAAGGCGGCTGCCCACACCAATGGTCTCTACATTGCCTGCGCCGACAGGATCGGCATCGAGCGCGGCCAGTCCTTCATCGGCCGAAGCCTTATCGTCGGCCCGCAAGGCTGGCCCGTATCTGGTCCGGCCAGCGCCGATCGCGAGGAAATCCTCCTTGCGCATATCGCTCTGTCGAGCGTGACGGAAACCCGCACGCTCAACAGTTTCAATCATCTGCTCGGCGACCGCCGAGCCGATGTCTACGGGTAA